The following are from one region of the Silene latifolia isolate original U9 population chromosome 9, ASM4854445v1, whole genome shotgun sequence genome:
- the LOC141601348 gene encoding uncharacterized protein LOC141601348, which translates to MSSDSARPKVTLQMILAQRRKRATGGAPKPASKRKNESSLDAEAACSKKPATSSDSVPVEVTPLASLPPEDREVSTPKGPNAPLPEMNLKLPEGFGRSRALGHWPYLERLLLPGPRSSLEKRPLKEMADLEAEHAFESLQISLLIREKLAKLEDEVCLLQTEKRELLDQLDEERKVLKEKKANLSKALTDAAACSSWEMKIACIGEFREGKLCLGIRRRKNVCLRCLALLLISGSKDVDDRYGGDCTALNVAPGRLGRRPPRSVPGDLLDVEGLEPEF; encoded by the exons atgTCGTCTG ATTCTGCTAGGCCCAAGGTTACCTTGCAAATGATATTGGCTCAGAGGAGGAAGAGGGCCACTGGAGGTGCCCCCAAGCCTGCCTCTAAGAGAAAGAACGAGTCCTCTCTAGATGCCGAGGCTGCTTGCTCGAAGAAACCTGCTACTTCTTCTGACTCGGTGCCCGTTGAAGTTACTCCCCTTGCATCGCTGCCTCCTGAGGATAGGGAAGTTTCCACTCCTAAGGGCCCTAATGCTCCCCTCCCCGAAATGAACTTGAAGCTCCCAGAAGGATTTGGCAGGTCCAGGGCCCTTGGTCACTGGCCTTACTTGGAACGTTTGCTGCTTCCTGGACCTCGTTCGTCGCTGGAGAAGAGGCCCCTAAAAGAGATGGCAGATCTGGAAGCTGAGCATGCCTTTGAG TCGCTGCAGATATCTCTCCTTATTAGGGAGAAGCTTGCTAAGCTGGAAGATGAGGTATGCCTCCTGCAGACGGAAAAAAGGGAGCTTCTTGATCAGTTGGACGAGGAGAGAAAG GTTTTGAAGGAGAAGAAAGCCAATCTTTCCAAGGCCCTGACTGACGCTGCCGCTTGTTCTTCCTGGGAGATGAAGATTGCTTGCATCGGGGAGTTTCGGGAGGGGAAGCTTTGTCTTGGGATCCGGAGGAGGAAGAACG TGTGCCTTCGTTGCCTTGCTTTGCTTTTGATATCGGGTTCTAAAGACGTGGACGATAGGTACGGTGGAGATTGTACTGCCTTGAATGTTGCCCCCGGGCGGCTAGGGCGTCGACCTCCACGTTCGGTCCCTGgggatttgcttgatgttgaaGGTCTGGAACCTGAGTTTTAA